The DNA window ACTTAAACACTGGTAAATcttaacaatacatttattgaaAAATGTATCCATCATAAACATCTATGCTGCAATGCTTAATATtcaaaataacccaataaatgGATTAAATACTTTTCCACAAATTTTagttcttaaagtaattttttctaTTGAACAATCTTAAGAAAAACTGCTAGAAACActtgtaaaaagtatttttggaATTGCAAAGTATTTGTAACATCTTAAGTTTATAGCCAAGTTCCAGTGTTTTTATATAGTTACATGAAATGCTGTTGATCCTGTCTGAGGTTTTTAAAGGTTTAGACTTTACCTCCATATCCTTCTGTCAGCTTTGTATTGGAATaatcagaatatttttaaatactgatgactgtgataattgtttttttgttgtgactTTGTGTGGGTGGAAAGCTGGGTGTTTTGTAAGAATATGCTGCAAAAGCTAATAAGTGACTTTACTGAAAAGCTTTTATGAAACCATATCATCTCAGTTGTCCTCTTTCATTAAGTTAATCCTCCAGTGGATCTTTTGTTGAGGCAGTCCAATTAGTCAAAGCAATCATTTTTCCTTATAAACTGTTTGAACCTTTTTAATCTGGTATTACAATAACATCTTAATAACAATTTTGATTCATCCATTCAAATTATCACAGTCTTGCTGTGTGCTCTCACTGTCTGCTCTGTTACCATGGTGATTtgcctatttgtgtgtgtgtgagacagggGTGTGCAGAACCTGATCCTGCGAACTGTGTGAGGGCTCTGGAGCAGACCATGTTGATCGTTTTGTTTCTGGGCCGCTGGCTGATGCCGAAGGGTGACATGTCATGTGACCAGCTATCCCAGCTCCTCATGGTTTATTTGGGGCTTGGAGATTATTTCCTGGACATCTTTGAGACGTTTAGGGATTCACAAGTGAAAACCAATCGGTCTGTGATCATTGTTGGGCTAAGTTTGTTCTCCTGGGCCTTGATGCAGTTTCCTCTTGTTCTTACCCAAACCAGCCGTCCCAAAGTCCAAGAGGAAGGTCAGTCAGAGCCTGCAAAGCCTGGGCGAGCTGGCTGGACCATGTCCTGCTGCTCTAGTGAAGTCTGGAGCCTTCTGCTAACGGTGGGTCTGCAGGATGGACCATTTCTGATTTACCGTCTGTACCTCATGATAAGTGAGAGGGTTCTGAGCCAGAAGATGGTGTTCTTCACATGCAAGAACATCCTCATTGTTTTGCTGGAGGTCTACAGGATCTGTGTTGTTCTCTTGGAGCAGCGCAATCCAGGGGGCAAAACTGAGTCATGGACACTCAGAATGGAATGATGAAggacttatctatctatctatctatctatctatctatctatctatctatctatctatctatctatctatctatctatctatctatctatctatctatctatctatctatctatctacccttatgaaaaagaagtttattcaagtgtgctattagtatacttcttttaaactaaaaataggaaagtatgcttttagtttactttttatgtactcctcagaaataaacttagaatgacatttaagtatacttgacttatacttacaaaaagtctaaatatatttgacctactgtatacttgtgctcctagaatccatgttttcattgttatacggtagaaggcgctagtacacatcttctgtacagaatttccaagaaaatacaagtgaagaagaaaaagaaacaaccgatactaacacatgtaatctaacatgatcatctgacatgaaacagcatcaaaactgtaacgttatggaataaaatgttgacctatgaagaggtaataattacagtcaagctttggggtgttgatcgactccatctacgttttgattatcattctgaatccaattcatagtctttttttcagctttttgttcaaaatgttatttctttatttttaatgaaacttacccacattaaagtgttcaaaagaatgcatgaagcttgaataaaatgtgtttgtttacaagcagataccctgttctttctttggatgttttgtatgttcagatattcatataacaaaatatatacaaattaaaacctaaatagggacatagtagaaTACTTAGcctatgatgtaaagttcacttaaagaaaacttatgagtatacttgcagtatgaaactactaaactagtagtttactgagactatatttcaaagtgtacaaagtatttaattagtaaactatcagtatacctagaagttcacttttagtataattgcagt is part of the Cyprinus carpio isolate SPL01 chromosome A8, ASM1834038v1, whole genome shotgun sequence genome and encodes:
- the LOC109095002 gene encoding transmembrane protein 26; this encodes MCRVLNILLALLSRILFAVHGLLIVWRVVVVTGKTSYWLLLMGVTLLGVEMAITIKYTRNAEWKWFSPMVFLYLSTVIPSVWFLELSLLQSNLGCAEPDPANCVRALEQTMLIVLFLGRWLMPKGDMSCDQLSQLLMVYLGLGDYFLDIFETFRDSQVKTNRSVIIVGLSLFSWALMQFPLVLTQTSRPKVQEEGQSEPAKPGRAGWTMSCCSSEVWSLLLTVGLQDGPFLIYRLYLMISERVLSQKMVFFTCKNILIVLLEVYRICVVLLEQRNPGGKTESWTLRME